In the genome of Labeo rohita strain BAU-BD-2019 chromosome 2, IGBB_LRoh.1.0, whole genome shotgun sequence, the window AGCCTGTAACAATGAACTCATCCAGAAGGAGGCAGTCACTCTTTGTATCAATGTTTCCAAGCAGCAGCCCTTTCCTTCTATGCGGGTAAGCACTTTGCGTGTGCCTGTATATGATGACCCTCAAGAAGACCTGTACAAGTATTTTGACCGCTGTGCTGATGCCATAGCCAGTGAGGCAGAACGGGGGGGCCGCACTGTTGTGTACTGTAAGAATGGACGCAGTCGCTCAGCTACTGTTTGTGTGGCCTATTTAATGAAGCACCAGGGTCTCACCTTGACAGATGCCTTCCAGGTATGAATAGTGTTTGTCAAATTGATTTCTGATATTAAACAGTTCAAGTCAGGACACATGCAGCTTATGTCTAAAAAATTTTTAAAGTGGTATTTTACCCTTGATTTATATAtgctatcatttttttttctttgttacttATACTTTATtggtttatattataataaggAAAAGCAGACATAGGCAACAaggtacaaaaaatataataaaggaAGCCACAAGACATCACTCATATTATAATCATTGATGAATGTTACATAATTGATAATGGAGAACCACAGCATTCTAGTGCCAGAATTCAGTATTGTTTACTTCTGTAATTCCTTTTTGTTTTATCAGGTAGTAAAAAGTGCCCGATCAGTAGTTGAGCCAAACCCGGGATTCTGGACTCAGCTGGAGCGATATGAACAGGAGCTGAAGATCAGGATGTCAGCCAGGCACAGATCCAACCTCGCTCCAGTTTAACTTTATACCAGCATTTTCTGATATGGCATTCTCAACCTTCAGGGCTTAATAATAGCTAAGGCCTTAGACATGAAACTGTTCTAGCTTGCTGCCAATTATGAATTccttatagtaataataataataataataataaggataTGTGCCTTAAATGATTATTCtccgttttatttatttatttatttgcattttctaattttaatttgcttttattttatttgactggTTTTAGATTATAAAGACATGATTAAGGCTCCtaagaaaactgttttttggCTTAACTGAAAGccaaaagtgtgttttttttttcagaggcaTCTCTTTAACAAACCTAAAATACCACCAAATTGCTAAAAGTATTACAATTGTATATTACCCTGCTAAATGATGATCTCAGTAggattttatttactttacataaaaacagaaaagagaaatacttaaatattttatataaattatgctGACAGcttaaaaactaatataaattcataaaggtcatctttacattttttaaatcatttaacaaatcTAACATGTCTCTGTTGAATGTTGTAGATTTACCGTAGAACtgtattttagcatgttttaaataACACTATATGTTAAGCCCTGTCTTATAGTATTAATGATTCTTTCATGTTACCCAATAGAGG includes:
- the dusp28 gene encoding dual specificity phosphatase 28, translating into MPELSTVTDCLLISNARSACNNELIQKEAVTLCINVSKQQPFPSMRVSTLRVPVYDDPQEDLYKYFDRCADAIASEAERGGRTVVYCKNGRSRSATVCVAYLMKHQGLTLTDAFQVVKSARSVVEPNPGFWTQLERYEQELKIRMSARHRSNLAPV